The Paraburkholderia acidiphila DNA window CCTGTCGCGAAAGTGGGTAAGGCCAGCACCGCCGAAGCTGCGCATAGCTGACAAGCGGGATACCTGCCTGCAAATCACAGGCAGGTATGCGAGACGGGACAGGTAGTTTCCATATAAATACGGAGTACTAACATGACTAGCGATGTTTTCAAATCACTCGTTGCGAAGGTTGCGCTATCCACGGTTGTCGCCATGAGTCTCGGCGTCGGGTCTGCCGTGGCCGCGGAGCCGATCAAGCTGGCGATCACCGACTGGGCCGACGTGCTCGCCACGGCCAATGTTGCCAAATACGTGCTCGAAACCAAATTGAACCAGCCGGTCAAGTTCGTCGATGCGGACATCGGCATTCAGTTCCAGGGCGTGGCGCGCGGCGACCTCGACATCATGGTGGGCGGCTGGTTGCCGGTCACGCACGCGGTGTACTACGAGAAGTACAAGAACGATCTCGACGACGTCGGCGTGATCTACACGGGCGGCCGCAACGGCTGGGCCGTGCCCGCGTACGTGCCGGAGTCGCAGGTTGCGTCGATTTCGGACCTGAACAAGCCGGACGTCAAGAGCAAGCTGGACGGCACGATTCAGGGCATTGGCCCGGGTTCCGGCCTGATGCAGGCCTCCGAGAAGTCGGTTCAGGCCTACAACCTGAATGGCTACAACCTGCAGTCGTCGAGCGAAGCCGGCATGCTCGCGGCCGTCTCGCGCGCGTATCAAACGAAGCAATGGGTCGTCGCCACGGTCTGGAGCCCGCATTGGCTTTGGCAGAAATGGCAGATGCGCTATTTGAAGGACCCCAAGGGCACGCTGGGCGGCGAAGAGCAGATTCATGCGTTCGCGTCCAAACAGTTCGCCACGAAGTTTCCGCGCGCCGATGTGTTTTTCAAGCATTTCAAGCTGACGCTGGCCGATGTCGAAGCCATTGAACTCGAAGGCAACAGCACGAACGACTACGCGAGCGCCGCGAAGAAGTTCGTCGACGCGCACCCGGACAAGCTGAAAGCCTGGCTGCAGCAGTAACGCGCCGATTCGTATTCATGGGGCAGGAAAGGCCCGCTGCCCCCAACGATTCGCCTGTTCTGGCAGGGCCTGCTTGACATGATGACTTCCTGGAGTGACCTGTGAGCGAAAACTCGTGCTTCTTTTCTGAAACGCTCCAGAGCCGTGACCCGGTCATTGCATCGGAGATCGCGCTCGAATTGCGCCGTCAACAAACGCAGATCGAATTGATCGCTTCCGAGAATATTGTTTCGGCGGCCGTGATGGAAGCGCAAGGGACGGTGCTGACCAACAAGTATGCAGAGGGCTACCCGTCGAAGCGCTATTACGGCGGCTGCGAGCATGTGGACCGCGTCGAGTCGCTCGCCATCGACCGCGTGAAGGCGCTGTTCGACGCCGAGTACGCCAATGTGCAGCCGCATTCCGGCGCGCAGGCCAACGGCGCGGTCATGCTCGCGCTCGTGAAGCCTGGCGAGACGGTGATGGGCATGTCGCTCGACGCTGGCGGCCACCTCACGCACGGCGCGCGGCCGGCGCTTTCCGGCAAGTGGTTCAACGCGGTGCAGTATGGCGTGAGCCCGCAGACATACCGTATCGACTACGACGCCGTGCGCAGACAGGCGCAGGAGCACCGCCCGAAGCTCATCATCGCGGGCTACTCGGCGTATCCGCGCGCGCTCGACTTTGCCGCGTTCCGTGACATCGCGGATAGCGTCGGGGCACTCCTCATGGTCGACATGGCGCATATCGCCGGCATTGTCGCGGCCGGCCGCCACGAGAACCCGATCAAGTACGCCGATGTGGTGACGTCGACCACGCACAAGACGCTGCGCGGTCCGCGCGGCGGCTTCATCCTCACCAATCACGCCGACATCGCGAAGAAGATCAACTCCGCCGTGTTCCCCGGCCTGCAGGGCGGTCCGCTCATGCACGTCATCGCGGGCAAGGCGGTGGCGTTTGGCGAAGCGCTGCGTCCGGAGTTCTCGAGCTACATCGACCGCGTGCTGCGCAACGCCGAGGCGCTCGGCAACGTGCTGCAAGGGGGCGGGCTCTCGCTCGTCACGGGCGGCACCGACAACCATCTTCTGCTCGTCGATCTTCGTTCCAAACGCATTACCGGCACGCAGGCCGAAAAAGCGCTCGAACGCGCGGGCATTACCTGCAACAAGAACGGCATTCCGTTCGACACGGAAAACCCGACCGTGACCTCAGGCATCCGGCTTGGCACGCCTGCGGGGACGACGCGCGGATTCGGCACGGCCCAGTTCGAGCAGATCGGCGAAATGATTCTCGAAGTGCTGACGGCACTCGAACGCGAGCCCGGCGGCGACGACCACGTCGAGCGCGCCGTGCGTAGCCGCGTGAGAGATCTGTGCCACCAGTTTCCCATTTATTCGCATGCCGATGCGCTGGCATAAGCCAGACGCTCTGGCCGCGAATGCAGTGAACATCCGATTATCCGTTTGAAGATTTTTGAAGAGAGGAATCAAAATGAGCTTCGAGGGCGTCCATACTCCGCTGGTCACACCGTTTAAAGAGGATGGTGAAATCGACCACGCACTGCTCGGCAAGCACGCAGCGAATCTCGCAGGCCGCGTTGCGGGGCTCGGAATCGGCGGCACCACCGGCGAATACTATGCGTTGAGCTTCGAGGAGCGCGTCAAGACGTTCAATACCGTTGCCGATGCGGCGGGCGGAAAGACGTATCTGACCGCGGGCATCAACGCGACCACGACGAAGGAAGTGATTCGCCTCGGGCTGGAGGCCAAACGCGCAGGGTTGTCGTCGCTGCTGGTTGCCGCGCCGTACTACGCGCAGCCGACGCAGGAAGAACTGCTTAGCCACATGCTGAAGGTGGATGACGCGCTCGACATGCCGATCATGCTGTACAACTTTCCGGCCCGCACGGGAACGCAGATCAGCGATGGCGTGCTGGCCACGCTGCTCGAACGTCCAAACTTTATCGCCATGAAGGAAAGCACGGGCGATATTTCACATCTGCATCATCTCGTCACGCACTTCAAGAACCGGCTGGTGCTCAGCTGCGGCATGGACGACCAGGCGCTCGAATTCTTCGCGTGGGGCGCGAAAAGCTGGGTTGGCGGCGCATCGAACTTCCTGCCGGAAGCGCACACGGCGCTTTTCGATGCGTGTGTCAGAGAGAACGATTTCGTCCTGGGCCGCAAGCTGATGACGCAATTGCTGCCGGTGCTCGAACTGCTCGAACGCAGCGGCAAATTCATCCAGTACGTGCGCTACGGTTGCGAACTGGTGGGGCTGCCGGTGGGCGTGGCGCGTGCACCGCTCGGCTCGCTGACGCAAGAGGAACGCGGCGCATTCGCGCAGCTTGTGAAACCGCTGATTCGCAACGCCCAGTAACAACAGAACATGGTCTCGAACCTGGAATTCGCGCGCTTTCCTGCGCCAGACGGCGTGAACGGGTGGTGGGAGAGTCTGCCGCCAGCGGGGCCCGCCAATGCCGTGTCGGCTGAGCAGCGATACGACTGGGTCGTGGTGGGCGGCGGCATCACGGGGCTGTGCGCCGCGCGGCGGCTCGCCGAACTGGCGCCCGATGCGTCGATTGCGCTGGTCGAGGCCGATCGCATTGGCCGCACGACAGCCGGACGCAATTCCGGATTCTTCGTCGATTTGCCGCACGACATCAGCAGTGAAAGCTACTCGCGCAGCGTGGCGGAAGACAAAGCCGATGTGCGATTCCAGCGGCACGGGATCGACTACGTGCGCTCGGTCGTACGCCAGCACAACATCGACTGCGATTGGCGCGACGACGGCAAATTCCACGCGTCCGTCAACAAGAAGGGCCTCGACGCACTCAAGCATTTTGCAGATGGGCTGACGCGCATTGACGAAGCGTTCGAATGGCTCGATCAACCGGCCATTCGCGCGGTGACCGGCACGGACTTTTACCAGGGCGCGCTATTCACGCCGGGTTGCAGCACGGTGCAGCCTGCGGCGCTCATGCGCGGGTTGGCGGCCACGCAGCCGCGAAACGTCACAGTGTTCGAAATGAGCGCAGTGACGGAAATCGAACGGCGCGGCAACGAGAAAGTCCTGCATTTCGCCCGCGGAAAGATCGTCGCCAGGCAGGTGATTCTCTGCACGAATGCGTATGCGGCGACGTTCGGCATTCACCCCAATGGTTTGCTGCCCGTGTACACGTTTGCCTCGATGACTCGCGTCATGAGCGCCGCCGAGGTTGAAAAGCTGGGCGGCACGCGATCCTGGTCGCTGATCCCGGCGGACCCTATGGGCACGACCGTGCGCCGTCTGGCTACGGATCGTATTTGCGTGCGCAACCATTTCGCGTTCAGACCAGGCCTGCAGGTATCGGAAGCCGATCTCGCGAAGGCGAAAGCGCTGCATCAGCGCTCGTTCGACCGCCGGTTCCCCATGCTCGGGGGTGTCGAACTCGAGTACACATGGGGCGGTCCGCTGTGTCTTTCGGCGAACAACGGCGCGCTGTTCGGCCGCCGCGACGACGGCATTCTGGAAGCGGTGGGATGCAATGGCCTCGGGCTGAGCAGAGGGTCTTCGTCAGGCAAGCTGATCGCCGAATATGCGCTTGGCCAGAGCAACGATTTGATCCAGCAGCTTCTGAAACAGCCGCACCCGCGTTCGCTGCCGGTTCGGCCGATTGTCGACATGGCGGTGTCGGCGACGATCTGGGCGAAAGAAATGTCGGCGGGAGCCGAGCTTTAATTAACCAAGGACACGAGATGACGACGCATCAGGAATGGAAGCAGAAGGCCGCGGAGCGCTCGCTCGACGGGCGGGCATTCATCGCCGGAGAGCGATGTGGATCGGCGTCGAGCGAAACGTTCGCTACACTCAATCCCGCATCGGGCAAGGTGCTCGTGGAAGTGGCGGCATGCGGCGAAAAAGACGTGGATCGTGCTGTCGCGGCAGCGCGCAACGCATTCGAATCCGGCGTGTGGTCGACGGCCGCGCCGGCGCATCGCAAGGCGGTTCTGCTACGCCTCGCGCAACTGATCGACGAGCATACGGACGAACTGGCACTCCTCGAAGCGCTGGAGGCGGGCAAGCCGATCAGCGAATGCCTCGCGCTCGATATTCCCGAGTCGGCGGCTTGCATTCGTTGGCATGCCGAAGTGACCGACAAGCGTTACGACGCGCTGTCGCCTTCGGGCGCGGATGTCGTGAGCATGATTACACGCGAGCCGATTGGCGTGGTCGGCGCGGTGCTGCCCTGGAATTTCCCCGCGCTGATGCTGGCCTGGAAAATCGGCCCGGCGTTGTCGGTCGGCAATAGCGTGATCGTGAAGCCTGCGGAGCAAACGTCGCTCTCGACGTTGCGCATTGCCGATCTCGCTTTTGAGGCGGGCGTGCCCGCGGGCGTGTTCAGCGTCGTCACGGGCTCGGGCGAAAGCGCGGGACAGGCGCTGGGCCGCCATCCCGATGTCGATCTCGTTGCGTTCACCGGCTCGACCGCTACCGGTAAGCGCTTTCTGCATTATTCCGCGGATACCAATCTGAAGCGCGTGGTGCTCGAATGCGGCGGGAAGAATCCGCAAGTCATTCTGCCGGATGTCGCGAATCTCGATGCGGTCGCCGAACAGGCCGTCGCCGCCGCATTCTGGAATATGGGGGAAAACTGCAGCGCCGGCTCGCGGATTCTCGTGCCTTCGAGCAAGCGGGCGGAACTGATCGAAAAGATGCAGGCCGTGCTCGCGGGCTGGAGGACGGGCGATCCACTCGACCCGGACGTCAAGCTTGGCGCGCTGATCGAACAGAAGCACTACGAGAAAGTGCTTGCGCACATCGAAAAGGCAAAGGAGCAGGGTGCCCGAGTGGTATGCGGCGGGCGTGCCGCGCTGACCGAAACGGGAGGATGGTTCGTTGAACCCACGATCTTCGATCAGGTCACGCCGGAGATGGCCATCGCACGGGAAGAGGTGTTCGGGCCTGTCGTGTGCTTTATCGAATACGACGAGGTAGAGGATGCCATCCGGATCGCGAACGACACGTGCTACGGCCTGGCCGCTTCGTTGTGGACGGATAACGTGAACAGCGCGCATAAGATTGCTTCGCGTATCCGCGCGGGCACGGTCACGGTAAACTGCTTTGGCGAGGGCGACCTTGCTACGCCATTCGGCGGCTTCAAGCAGTCGGGCTTTGGCGGGCGCGACAAGTCTGTCTACGCGCACGACCAGTATTGCGAACTGAAGACCACCTGGCTGAAGCTGGCCTGATTGGTTGGCGTGATTGGCTGGCGATAAAGCGGGCGAGCGGGCCCTCAGGCCCGCACTCGCACTATAACGGGGGAAACGGCTTGTCGGCGGAACGTAAACCAAAGTATGGATCACCCACTTGCCAGCGCGAAAACGGACTCGCACACTATTCGCATCCGTTTGCCTGTATGGTTCGTGGCGCGCGCCTGAACGCGCCGTGCGGGCACCCGTTTAAAGAGCGCAAGCCATGTTAAAGAAGCAGCTATTCGCAGACAGACTCCTCGCCCAGATGCCGTCGCTGCGGGCACTCCGCTGCTTCGTGACGGCGGCGCGCTACGAAAGCTTCACCCAGGCGGCGGAGGTGCTATGCGTCACGCAGGCCGCAATCAGCAGACAAATCAAGGAGCTCGAAGATTCGCTCGATGTCGCGCTGTTCGAGCGCACCGGCCGGCATATCGCGCTAACCGATGCGGGACGCATCCTGTACAACGCGTCGTACCTCTCGATCATGAATATCGCCGAGGCGGCGGAGGCGGTGCGCCGCACGGACCGGCACGCGTTGACGATCTGCGTCTCCCATACGTTCTCGGCCCTCTGGCTGTCGCCGCGCCTGCCGGCGTTTCGCGAGCGCTTTCCCGAGATCCAGCTGCATGTGATGGTCACCGAGCACTTCATGGAGCTGGACGAGCTCATGGAGCCCGACATCATCATCACGAAGAATCCGCCGCGCGAGCCGGAATACGAGGTCGAGCCGTTATTTCACGATGTTGTCTACCCGGTTTGCAATCCGACGTTTTACGACCGGCATTTTCGCGGCAAGAAACTTAAGCCGCTCGATCTGCTTTCGCAACCCACGTTGAATCTCTCGTTGCTCGGGCGCGCCCAGGTCTGTGAACACGTGGACTGGCGAGTGTGGCGCAACTGGTTTCAGCAGGGCGACGGCACGGACATCCTGGCGGAGAACCGGCATCTGGAGAGCAACGACTATCGGCTCCTCGTCGCACAGGCGGAAGCCGGCGAAGGGACGTTGCTGGGCTGGCATCATTTGCTCCACCACCAGGTCGAGCAGGGTCGCCTGATCCGGCCCGTGCCCGATGCGCTCGTTTTTCGCGACCGCTACCACTATTTGATTACACATCGGAACGCGCGGCCACGTACCGAGTATCTGCAGTTTCGAAACTGGCTCACCGAAGAAGCCGGCACAATGATGCGCGACTGGCTCGACGCCGGCGTTGCGGTCACAGGCTAACGAGTAACCTGTTTCGACCGTATCGAATGTTCGGAATGCATTGACACAGGCGGCCCCCATGGTTCACCACACGATTGACAGCGAAGCCACGACCGCAAGGCGGCTGCGTTTCGGGATCGTGCTATTGCCAAACTTCACGTTGACCGCCTTTTCCGGCTTCGTCGATCTGCTCAGGCTCGCAAGCGACGAAGGCGACATGAGCCGGCCGGTGCGGTGCTCGTGGACCATCGTTGGAGAGAATCTCGTTCCGGTTCGCGCGAGTTGCGGCATCCAGATCACACCGTGGACGACTTTCGATGAGGCCGAGGCGTTCGACTATGTCGTGATCGTAGGCGGATTGCTGCATTCGGGGCCGCCCGCGAGCGACGCGACACTCGCCTTCGTTCGCGCCATGGCCGAAACGCCGGCCACGCTGGTCGGGCTCTGCACAGGCGCGTTCGCGCTCGCCAGGGCCGGCGTGATGAATGGATATCGAATTTGCGTGAGCTGGTTCCACTACTGGGATTTCGTGGAGCGTTTCCCGCAAGTGGACGAACGCGACCTCGTTGCCGACCGGCTCTTTGTGATCGACAGAAGGCGCATTACGTGTTCCGGCGGCCGCGCATCGATCGACGTTGCCGCCGCGATTCTGTTGCGGCATGTCGAGGCCACCATCGTGCGCAAGGCGCTGCGGATTCTGCTCGTGGACGATGCGCAAAAAGGCAACGCGCCGCAACCGCATCCTCCGGGCCTCGAGCCCGCCACGCACCCCAAGGTCAGGCGCGCGATCCTGCTGATGGAACAACACGTTGGCCAGCCGCTGAGTCTGCCGGATCTGGCGCATCGGCTCGACGTTTCGGTTCGTCAGCTCGAACGCCTTTTCACCACGGAAACCGGCAAATCTCCGGGCGCATACGCGCGGCAGATTCGCATACGCATGGCGTCCTGGCTGTTGACGAGTTCGGACCGCACGGTTGCGGATATCGCTTCGTCATGCGGGTTTTCCGACGCTTCGCACCTTGGCCGCGAGTTCCGCAAGGAGTTTGGCGCGTCGCCCAACGAATATCGCACGACGCGGCTGCCTCATGCCGATGAGGCGCTATTGGGCACGCCGGAGCCGGATACGCCATTGCCTGCTGACTATGCCGAGGCGCCCGCTCAACAACTGGGCGCGCCGTAACAGGCGCGACGTGCGGCGCTGAATGCCGCACGTCGCGCCGGGTCCGCTTCAAGCCAACGCATTGGCGTGATACGCCATATGTTCGCCGATAAAGCTGGCGATGAAGTAATAGCTGTGGTCGTAGCCTTCGCGAATCTTCAGATGCAGCGGGTGTCCTGTCTTTTCACAGGCCGCCTGCAGCAGTTCGGGCCGCAACTGCGTGCTCAGGAATTCGTCGCCGCCGCCTTGCTCCACGAGTAGCGGAAACTTCTCGCTCGCGCTTTTGCTCTCGTTAGCGACGAGTTCCACGGCGTCATACTGCTTCCACGTTTCGCGGTCGTCGCCAAGGTAGGCGGTAAGCGCTTTCTCTCCCCACGGCACCTGGCTCGGCGCGACGATCGGCGAGAACGCGGATACGCTGCGATAACGGCCCGGATTGCGCAGCGCAACGACCAGTGCGCCGTGGCCGCCCATCGAGTGCCCGCTGATCGAACGCGCGTCGCTCGCGGCGAACCCGGCTTCGACAACGGCCGGCAATTCGGAGACCACGTAGTCGTACATGCGGAAGTGCTTCGCCCACGGTTCCCGCGTGGCGTTCACGTAGAAGCCCGCGCCCTGGCCGAGATCGTAGCCGGGCGAATCGGGCACATCGCCGCCGCGCGGACTGGTGTCCGGCGCGACGACGATGATGCCGTGTTCCGCCGCGTAGCGTTGCACGCCGGCCTTGGTGATGAAATTCTGCTCGGTGCAGGTCAGACCGGAAAGCCAGTACAGCACGGGGCACTTCTGCCCGCGCAACGCGGCCTCGGGGAGATAGATGCCAAACTTCATTTCGCCGCCCACGGCGGAAGAGGCGTGCTTCCACACCTCCTGGCTGCCGCCGTGGCTGACATGTTTTTCAATGCGCTCCATAAGCGTTTCAGGCCTCCCGGTAAGTGCCTTTGGCCTTCGCGGCCTGGGTGGAGAGAAGGTCCATGAGCGCGGGGCTCAGGCAGTCGTACGGCTCGAGGCCCTTGTCGCGCAGCGTTTGGCGCACGTCGGCCATGGCCGAAGGCGGCGTGCCGCTCTCGATGATCGAGGAGACGAAGGCCGCGAAGCCGGGGCCGTCCCAGCCCGCATCCTTCGACAGCTCCGTATGGATGAAGTCGAGACCGTAGAACGCGTGGTCCTTGTTCTCGATGCGGCCATACAGGTGCGTGCCGCAGGCGCTGCAGGCATGGCGACGGATCGTGGCCTTGTCGTCCACGACCTTCAGCTTTTCCCCATGCGCCGTGACCGTCACTTTATCGCGCGGCACCACGCCAATGACCGAAAACAGCGCGCCCGCGGGCTTCCAGCACTGGGTGCAGCCGCAGGCGTGGTTGAACAGGACCTGCGAGTCGATGCGGACTTCGACTGGATCTTGCGCGCACTGGCAGCGCAGTGTGCCGCCCGCGAAGTTCTCCGCGCCTTTCTGGACGCCGCGATCAACCGTGGGGTGAATGGCTGAGGCCATGGTCTCTCTCCTTCGTTACGTGTCAGTAATGAACGACGGTCCGGATCGATTTGCCCTCGTGCATCAAGTCGAACGCTTCGTTGATGCCCGAAAGCGGCTTCGTGTGGGTGACGAACGGCGCGAGCTGGATCTTGCCCGCCATCGCGTCTTCGACCATGCCCGGCAACTGCGAGCGGCCTTTCACGCCGCCGAATGCCGTGCCCAGCCAGCGGCGGCCGGTCACGAGCTGGAACGGACGCGTGGAGATTTCCTGACCCGCGCCCGCGACGCCGATCACGACCGACTGGCCCCAGCCGCGGTGCGCGCATTCGAGCGCCGCGCGCATGATGTTGACGTTGCCGATACATTCGAAGCTGTGGTCCACGCCCCAGCCCGTCATGTCGACGATCACCTGCTGGATGGGCTTTTCGTGATCCTTCGGGTTCACGCAGTCGGTGGCGCCAAAGGCGCGCGCCAGATCGAACTTGCCCGGATTGGTGTCGATGGCGATGATGCGGCCGGCCTTGGCGAGCTTCGCGCCCTGGATGACTGCAAGTCCGATGCCGCCCAGACCGAACACGGCGACGGTATCGCCTTCCTGCACCTTGGCGGTGTTCTTCACCGCGCCCAGACCCGTGGTCACGCCGCAGCCGAGCAGGCACACCTGCTCGGGATTGGCTTGCGGGTTGATCTTCGCGAGCGACACTTCGGCCACCACCGTGTACTCGCTGAACGTGGAGCAGCCCATGTAGTGGTAGAGGGGCTGGCCGTTATAGCTGAAGCGGGAGGTGCCGTCGGGCATCACACCCTTGCCCTGGGTGGCGCGCACGGACACGCACAGGTTGGTCTTGCCGCTCTTGCAGAACAGGCACTCGCCGCATTCGGCGGTGTAGAGGGGGATCACGTGATCGCCGGGCTTCACGCTGGTCACGCCTTCGCCCACTTCCACGACGATGCCGGCGCCTTCGTGGCCGAGCACGACAGGGAAGAGGCCTTCGGGGTCGTCGCCCGAGAGCGTGAAGGCATCCGTGTGACAAACGCCGGTATGCGTGATCTTCACCAGCACCTCGCCCTTACGGGGCGGTTCGACGTCGATCTCGACGATCTCGAGGGGCTTGCCCGGCGCAAATGCTACTGCAGCACGCGATTTCATAGTAGTCCTGTAAAAAAAAGGGTTCGGCCAGATCGGCGCGGGAAATCCCGCGGTGAGTTAGCGTAAATAGGTTCGAACGAGGGTCACGACATCATCGATCGATCCTGGGGATTCCGCTGATCCTGCAAGGTGGGTGAATTCTTCGCGCAGGTGGCTTTCGAGCACACCGGCCATCACGCCGTTGATCGCGCCGCGAATCGCCGCCAGTTGCTGCAGCACGGGCGCGCAGTCGGCGCCTTCCTCGAGCGCACGCTCGAGCGCGTCCAGCTGGCCGCGAACTCTGCGCACGCGCGTGAGCACGCGCTTCTTTTCTTCCGGGGAATGAGGCATGACAGCATCGAGATTGGGGATACTGTGGGGCAGTATAGGGCAATACTGCTGGGGAGTATACGTTTGCAGCGATTTGGCTGCTGGAATGCCAGTTGAATAACGGGGCTGTTCCCGCTGGGCATGCGGCGCATAATGACGTGCGTACCGCCCGAGGAGGCGACTCA harbors:
- the frmR gene encoding formaldehyde-responsive transcriptional repressor FrmR, translated to MPHSPEEKKRVLTRVRRVRGQLDALERALEEGADCAPVLQQLAAIRGAINGVMAGVLESHLREEFTHLAGSAESPGSIDDVVTLVRTYLR